A stretch of Paracoccus sp. MA DNA encodes these proteins:
- a CDS encoding helix-turn-helix transcriptional regulator: protein MSAQQPSLDAIFSALADPTRRAILGMLLEDDMAVTDVAAPFEVSLAAISKHLAVLAAAGLIRQERRGRIIWCKLEPDGLRSASVWMQGFGQFEPVDLDDFERFLRQSLALTDGEEAKA, encoded by the coding sequence ATGTCCGCTCAGCAACCCAGCCTCGACGCCATTTTCTCCGCTCTCGCCGACCCCACGCGGCGGGCGATCCTCGGCATGCTGCTCGAGGACGACATGGCGGTGACCGACGTGGCGGCGCCGTTCGAGGTCAGCCTGGCGGCGATCTCCAAGCATCTCGCCGTGCTGGCGGCCGCCGGGCTGATCCGGCAAGAGCGTCGCGGACGGATCATCTGGTGCAAACTGGAACCCGACGGGCTGCGCAGCGCGTCGGTGTGGATGCAGGGTTTCGGCCAGTTCGAACCCGTGGATCTGGACGATTTCGAGCGGTTCCTGCGCCAATCCCTGGCGCTGACAGATGGCGAAGAAGCCAAGGCCTGA
- a CDS encoding AtpZ/AtpI family protein — MAEDDHDAARTRDAERLRALEARLGKKAADKAPSRGEEHFSQANMAWRMVTELVAGLAIGFGIGFGLDYLTGLRPVFMVVFVLLGLVAGIKTMMRTANEIGKTPGRPGDDKGE; from the coding sequence GTGGCCGAGGACGACCATGACGCCGCGCGGACCCGGGACGCGGAGCGGCTGCGCGCGCTGGAGGCCCGGCTGGGCAAGAAGGCGGCGGACAAGGCCCCGTCGCGCGGGGAAGAGCATTTCAGCCAGGCCAATATGGCCTGGCGCATGGTGACCGAGCTGGTGGCGGGACTGGCCATCGGCTTCGGGATCGGGTTCGGGCTGGACTATCTGACCGGCCTGCGGCCGGTCTTCATGGTGGTTTTCGTGCTGCTGGGCCTGGTGGCCGGCATCAAGACCATGATGCGGACCGCGAACGAGATAGGCAAGACACCGGGGCGTCCCGGCGACGACAAGGGTGAATGA
- the cysE gene encoding serine O-acetyltransferase: protein MNLQKDMIEPLSDARDAPRDSVWGRIQREARIAVRDEPLLGALIHAGLLHHATFEAALAYRFSLKLASREMSEQILREIADDAFARAPELSAAAQADLLAVYDRDPATHRLMQPILFFKGYQALQAYRIGHWLWQQGRRDMAYFVQMRCSEVFGVDIHPAARIGTGVMIDHAHSIVIGETAVVGNDVSMLHSVTLGGTGKEDGDRHPKIGNGVMIGAGAKVLGNIRVGHHSRIAAGSVVLAEVPPCKTVAGVPARIVGDAGCSEPSNTMNQLLGHEDLF from the coding sequence ATGAACCTGCAGAAAGACATGATCGAGCCGCTTTCCGACGCTCGGGACGCCCCACGCGATTCGGTCTGGGGGCGCATCCAGCGCGAGGCGCGGATCGCCGTGCGCGACGAGCCGCTGCTGGGCGCGCTGATCCATGCCGGGCTGCTACACCATGCGACCTTCGAGGCGGCGCTGGCCTATCGCTTTTCGCTGAAGCTCGCCTCGCGCGAGATGAGCGAGCAGATCCTGCGCGAGATCGCCGACGATGCCTTTGCCCGTGCGCCGGAACTGTCGGCGGCGGCGCAGGCCGACCTGCTGGCCGTCTATGACCGCGACCCGGCCACGCATCGGCTGATGCAGCCGATCCTGTTCTTCAAGGGCTACCAGGCGCTGCAGGCCTATCGCATCGGTCATTGGCTGTGGCAGCAGGGCCGCCGCGACATGGCCTATTTCGTGCAGATGCGCTGCTCGGAAGTGTTCGGGGTGGATATTCATCCGGCCGCCCGCATCGGGACCGGGGTGATGATCGACCATGCCCATTCCATCGTCATCGGCGAGACGGCGGTGGTGGGCAACGACGTGTCCATGCTGCATTCGGTGACGCTGGGCGGCACCGGCAAGGAAGACGGCGACCGCCATCCCAAGATCGGCAACGGCGTGATGATCGGCGCCGGTGCCAAGGTGCTGGGCAATATCCGCGTCGGGCATCACTCGCGCATCGCCGCCGGTTCGGTGGTGTTGGCCGAGGTGCCGCCCTGCAAGACCGTGGCCGGGGTGCCGGCGCGGATCGTGGGCGACGCCGGCTGCTCGGAGCCGTCGAACACGATGAACCAGCTTCTGGGTCACGAGGACCTGTTCTAG
- a CDS encoding quinone-dependent dihydroorotate dehydrogenase, translating to MSPIERLGLAALHRLDPERAHDLSILALQRGLVPLPGKPVTSDRLRSRLAGLDLPNPVGLAAGYDKNARALPALMRAGFGFVEVGAATPRPQPGNPRPRLFRLTEDRAIINRFGFNNEGAPAIADRLARRPAGIPVGLNIGANKDSADRSADFAQVVRLAGAHADFLTVNVSSPNTERLRDLQGPEALSALLQGVLAARDALPNRPPVFIKIAPDLDDAALADIAAVALAAPVDAIIATNTTLSRDGLASPHAAEAGGLSGAPLFDRATRILARLYRETQGRLPLIGVGGIGSAEQAWQKLRAGASAVQIYSALIYQGFSLAARIAHDLDERLARENVTLAELTGSGNADWP from the coding sequence ATGAGCCCCATCGAGCGGCTGGGCCTTGCCGCGCTGCATCGCCTCGACCCGGAACGCGCGCATGATCTCTCGATCCTCGCGCTGCAACGCGGGCTCGTGCCGCTGCCCGGCAAGCCCGTCACCTCGGACCGGCTGCGCAGCCGCCTGGCCGGCCTCGACCTGCCGAACCCGGTCGGCCTCGCCGCCGGCTACGACAAGAACGCCCGCGCCCTGCCCGCGCTGATGCGTGCCGGCTTCGGCTTCGTCGAGGTGGGCGCCGCCACCCCGCGCCCGCAACCCGGCAACCCCAGGCCGCGCCTGTTCCGCCTGACCGAGGACCGCGCCATCATCAACCGCTTCGGCTTCAACAACGAAGGCGCGCCGGCCATCGCAGACCGGCTTGCCCGGCGCCCGGCGGGCATCCCGGTCGGGCTGAACATCGGCGCGAACAAGGACAGCGCCGACCGCAGCGCCGATTTCGCGCAGGTCGTGCGCCTTGCCGGTGCCCATGCCGATTTCCTGACCGTCAACGTCTCCTCGCCGAATACCGAGAGGCTGCGCGATCTTCAGGGACCCGAGGCCCTGTCAGCACTTCTGCAAGGGGTTCTGGCCGCGCGCGACGCGCTGCCGAACCGCCCGCCCGTGTTCATCAAGATCGCTCCCGATCTCGATGACGCCGCCCTGGCGGACATCGCCGCCGTGGCCCTCGCTGCCCCGGTCGATGCGATCATCGCCACCAACACCACGCTTTCGCGCGACGGGCTCGCTTCGCCCCATGCCGCGGAAGCCGGCGGCCTTTCCGGCGCGCCGCTCTTCGACCGCGCCACCCGCATCCTCGCCCGGCTCTACCGCGAGACGCAGGGCCGCCTGCCTCTGATCGGCGTCGGCGGCATCGGCTCGGCCGAGCAGGCCTGGCAGAAGCTGCGTGCCGGCGCCTCGGCCGTCCAGATCTATTCCGCGCTGATCTATCAGGGATTCTCGCTCGCCGCGCGGATCGCCCACGACCTTGACGAACGGCTCGCGCGCGAGAATGTCACGCTGGCCGAACTCACCGGCAGCGGCAACGCGGACTGGCCCTAG
- a CDS encoding F0F1 ATP synthase subunit C codes for MENLGQLGQYLGAGLACVGMAGAAMGVGNVAGNYLAGALRNPSAAASQTATLFIGMAFAEALGIFSFLVALLLLFAV; via the coding sequence ATGGAAAATCTGGGTCAACTGGGACAGTATCTCGGCGCCGGTCTGGCTTGCGTCGGCATGGCCGGTGCGGCCATGGGGGTGGGCAATGTTGCCGGCAACTACCTGGCGGGCGCCCTGCGCAACCCGTCGGCCGCCGCTTCGCAGACCGCCACGCTGTTCATCGGCATGGCCTTCGCGGAAGCCCTGGGCATCTTCTCGTTCCTGGTCGCGCTGCTGCTGCTGTTCGCAGTCTGA
- a CDS encoding bifunctional UDP-sugar hydrolase/5'-nucleotidase: MKGWLLVSAAAVALSAGAAQADYTLHVLHINDFHSRIEPINAYDSTCDAEAEAKDECFGGVARLATKIRELRDGLKAEGQNVIVLDAGDQYQGSLFYTTYKGKETVEFMNAIGFDAMAVGNHEFDDGPQGLQILAEGAKFPIVSGNLDLSQSPELKDKIDDVLVLEVGGEKIGIVSALAMDTPETASPGEKVIFLDDMDSLKADVQELTEEGVNKIIALTHSGYKRDQEFAAEVAGLDAVIGGHSHTLLGQFEGAAGPYPTMVKGADGAEVPVATAYAYGKYLGHLVLTWDDDGKLVKAEGQPILLDGSVVPDEKLAARVKEMGAPIEQLKQKRVAEIAAPIDGSRESCRARECEMGSLVADAMLARVKDQGITIAIQNGGGLRASIPAGEVTMGDVLSVLPFQNTLSTFQLKGEDVVAALENGASQIEEGAGRFAQVAGLKYALDPSAPAGSRISDVQVRDGSDWVPIDPAAVYGVVSQNYMRAGGDGYRVFAEKAMNAYDFGPDLADVLAEYLARQGPGFTPKLDGRITVK, translated from the coding sequence ATGAAGGGCTGGCTTCTGGTTTCGGCGGCTGCCGTCGCGCTGTCTGCGGGCGCGGCGCAGGCGGATTACACGCTGCATGTGCTGCATATCAACGATTTCCACAGCCGGATCGAGCCGATCAACGCCTATGACAGCACCTGCGATGCCGAGGCCGAGGCGAAGGACGAATGTTTCGGCGGCGTGGCGCGTCTGGCCACCAAGATCCGCGAGTTGCGCGACGGGCTGAAGGCCGAGGGGCAGAACGTGATCGTGCTGGATGCCGGGGACCAGTATCAAGGCAGCCTGTTCTATACCACCTACAAGGGCAAGGAGACGGTCGAGTTCATGAACGCCATCGGCTTCGATGCCATGGCGGTGGGCAATCACGAATTCGACGACGGGCCGCAGGGGCTGCAAATCCTGGCCGAGGGGGCGAAGTTCCCCATCGTCTCGGGCAATCTGGACCTGTCGCAATCGCCCGAGCTGAAGGACAAGATCGACGACGTGCTGGTGCTGGAGGTCGGCGGCGAGAAGATCGGCATCGTCTCGGCCCTGGCGATGGACACGCCCGAGACCGCCTCGCCGGGCGAGAAGGTGATCTTCCTGGACGACATGGACAGCCTGAAGGCCGATGTTCAGGAGCTGACCGAGGAAGGCGTGAACAAGATCATTGCCCTGACCCATTCCGGCTACAAGCGCGACCAGGAATTCGCGGCCGAGGTGGCCGGTCTGGACGCGGTCATCGGCGGGCACAGCCATACGCTGCTGGGACAGTTCGAGGGTGCCGCCGGGCCTTATCCGACTATGGTCAAGGGCGCCGACGGCGCCGAGGTGCCGGTGGCGACGGCCTATGCCTATGGCAAGTATCTGGGCCATCTGGTGCTGACCTGGGACGACGACGGCAAGCTGGTCAAGGCCGAGGGGCAGCCGATCCTGCTGGACGGCTCGGTCGTGCCGGACGAGAAGCTGGCGGCGCGGGTCAAGGAGATGGGCGCGCCCATCGAGCAGCTCAAGCAGAAGCGCGTGGCCGAGATCGCGGCGCCGATCGACGGCAGCCGGGAATCGTGCCGCGCACGGGAATGCGAGATGGGAAGCCTGGTCGCCGACGCCATGCTGGCGCGCGTCAAGGACCAGGGCATCACCATCGCGATCCAGAACGGCGGCGGCTTGCGCGCCTCGATTCCGGCAGGGGAGGTCACGATGGGCGACGTGCTTTCGGTCCTGCCTTTCCAGAACACCCTGTCCACCTTCCAGCTGAAGGGCGAGGACGTGGTGGCGGCGCTGGAGAACGGCGCGAGCCAGATCGAGGAGGGCGCGGGGCGCTTCGCCCAGGTGGCGGGGCTGAAATACGCGCTGGATCCCTCGGCCCCGGCCGGCAGCCGGATCAGCGACGTGCAGGTGCGCGACGGGTCGGACTGGGTGCCGATCGACCCCGCAGCGGTCTATGGCGTCGTGTCGCAGAATTACATGCGCGCGGGAGGGGACGGCTACCGGGTCTTTGCCGAGAAGGCGATGAACGCCTATGATTTCGGGCCCGATCTGGCGGATGTGCTGGCGGAATACCTGGCCAGGCAGGGGCCGGGCTTTACGCCGAAGCTGGACGGTCGCATCACCGTGAAATGA
- a CDS encoding methylated-DNA--[protein]-cysteine S-methyltransferase, giving the protein MTRTFFSFAPVEHGLRVAISSQPADDLGTVLCRGRFPTPLGTVVAYGSGGALWALGFAGPMTEDQVEADLTARFPRARTVEAPEALAPAIQALLSGRGEIAVRLTGTAFQLQVWRALAQVPAGQVISYAMLAERIGRPRALRAVGTAVGQNPVSWAIPCHRVTRTGGAIGGYHWGEAVKRALLAREGASIAPLAIAAL; this is encoded by the coding sequence ATGACACGGACGTTCTTCTCCTTCGCCCCGGTCGAGCACGGGCTGCGGGTCGCGATCAGCAGCCAGCCGGCCGACGATCTTGGCACGGTGTTGTGCCGCGGTCGCTTCCCGACACCGCTCGGCACGGTCGTCGCCTATGGCTCGGGCGGCGCGCTCTGGGCCCTGGGCTTCGCCGGACCGATGACCGAGGATCAGGTCGAGGCCGACCTGACCGCCCGCTTTCCCCGCGCCCGGACGGTCGAGGCGCCCGAGGCGCTGGCCCCGGCCATCCAGGCGCTGCTGAGCGGACGGGGCGAGATCGCGGTGCGGCTGACCGGCACCGCGTTCCAGCTGCAGGTCTGGCGGGCGCTGGCCCAGGTGCCGGCCGGGCAGGTGATCAGCTATGCCATGCTGGCCGAGCGCATCGGCCGGCCGAGGGCCCTGCGCGCCGTCGGCACGGCGGTCGGGCAGAACCCGGTCTCCTGGGCGATCCCCTGCCACCGCGTCACCCGCACCGGCGGCGCCATCGGCGGCTATCACTGGGGCGAGGCGGTCAAGCGCGCGCTGCTGGCGCGCGAAGGCGCGAGCATCGCGCCGCTCGCCATCGCCGCTTTGTGA
- a CDS encoding F0F1 ATP synthase subunit B translates to MKRLSVLFALMASPALAASGPFFSLRNTDFIVTLAFLLFVGILVYFRVPQIVGGLLDKRAEGIRNDLAEARRLREEAQEIYASYERRQREVKSQADDIVANARREAVSEAEKAKKALQLSIERRLKAAEEQIASAEAEAVRAVRDRAIQTAVTAAAEILGKQATAEQRAAGIDKAIDEVARRLN, encoded by the coding sequence ATGAAACGTCTGAGCGTTCTCTTCGCCCTGATGGCGAGCCCGGCCCTGGCGGCCTCGGGTCCGTTCTTCTCGCTGCGCAATACCGACTTCATCGTCACGCTGGCCTTCCTGCTGTTCGTCGGCATTCTGGTCTATTTCCGCGTGCCGCAGATCGTCGGCGGCCTTCTGGACAAGCGGGCCGAAGGCATCCGCAACGACCTGGCCGAAGCCCGCCGCCTGCGCGAGGAAGCGCAGGAGATCTATGCGAGCTACGAGCGCCGCCAGCGCGAGGTGAAGTCGCAGGCCGACGACATCGTCGCCAATGCCCGGCGCGAGGCGGTTTCGGAAGCCGAGAAGGCCAAGAAGGCGCTGCAGCTTTCGATCGAGCGGCGCCTGAAGGCGGCCGAGGAACAGATCGCCAGCGCCGAGGCCGAGGCGGTGCGCGCCGTGCGCGACCGGGCCATCCAGACCGCGGTCACCGCCGCGGCCGAGATCCTGGGCAAACAGGCGACCGCCGAGCAGCGTGCCGCAGGCATCGACAAGGCCATCGACGAAGTGGCCCGCCGGCTGAACTGA
- a CDS encoding OmpA family protein produces MKTRISLLLASAGVIAISACAPTDPSGQPQQMSRTQQGAVAGAVVGGLIGAGESRSNAVKGAIIGATAGAVGGSILDQQQRALQQSLNNPNIRVVNHGTHLSVIMPETTLFATDSAAVGAQGQNDLYTIARNLNQYPNSRIQVIGHTDSTGSAAYNQDLSERRARSVAGILTAGGVSQNRVTTAGRGATQPVASNDTAAGRAQNRRVEILIVPTN; encoded by the coding sequence ATGAAGACCCGTATTTCGCTGCTTCTCGCCTCTGCCGGCGTGATTGCCATCAGCGCCTGCGCGCCGACCGATCCTTCCGGCCAGCCCCAGCAAATGAGCCGCACCCAGCAGGGCGCCGTCGCGGGCGCGGTGGTGGGCGGCCTGATCGGCGCGGGCGAAAGCCGCTCGAACGCCGTCAAGGGCGCGATCATCGGCGCCACGGCGGGGGCCGTCGGCGGCTCGATCCTCGACCAGCAGCAGCGCGCGCTGCAGCAGTCGCTGAACAATCCCAACATCCGGGTGGTGAACCACGGCACGCACCTGTCGGTCATCATGCCCGAGACGACGCTTTTCGCCACCGATTCGGCGGCCGTGGGCGCGCAGGGGCAGAACGACCTCTACACCATCGCCCGCAACCTGAACCAATATCCGAACAGCCGCATCCAGGTGATCGGCCATACCGACAGCACCGGCTCGGCCGCCTATAACCAGGACCTGTCCGAACGCCGTGCACGCTCGGTCGCCGGCATCCTGACCGCTGGCGGCGTCTCGCAGAACCGCGTGACCACCGCCGGGCGCGGCGCCACCCAGCCGGTGGCCTCGAACGACACCGCGGCCGGGCGGGCGCAGAACCGCCGCGTGGAAATCCTGATCGTCCCGACCAACTGA
- a CDS encoding Hint domain-containing protein: protein MEYRIITATFGTQVPNDPGATGSDKYLPFLNRRDIDFSQADMAEIRIEDDDPAFGYLSRGGSGSFYDDPGSEGGQSLAESASFGHGAGAQMLAAGQRISLQDAAILRDAQGNEFYVTFPTYVDYDITGYPIEIGDRHTVLIIPRQRQDADGQSHWPPFRQDALYQFVGSYKIGIGQTSLPYDQTVKAPPCFTPGTLIETGLGPRPVETLAAGDLVLTRDHGLRPLRWIGGPQLDAARLDLQPNLRPILIAGGALGPGLPAHDLVVSPQHRILLRSAIARRMFGTEEILVAARQLTALPGIRPLHPAGGVTYLHLLFDRHELVLSNGCWTESLLTGPQALSGLSSAARREIFALFPGFPTARPRPRASWRPGARAAG, encoded by the coding sequence ATGGAATACCGGATCATCACGGCGACCTTTGGAACCCAGGTCCCCAACGATCCCGGGGCCACCGGGTCGGACAAATACCTGCCCTTCCTGAACCGGCGCGACATCGACTTCTCGCAGGCCGACATGGCCGAGATCCGGATCGAGGACGACGACCCGGCCTTCGGCTATCTCTCGCGCGGCGGCTCGGGCAGCTTCTATGACGATCCGGGCAGCGAGGGCGGGCAGTCCCTGGCCGAAAGCGCCAGTTTCGGCCATGGCGCGGGCGCGCAGATGCTGGCCGCCGGCCAGCGCATCTCGCTCCAGGACGCCGCCATCCTGCGCGATGCCCAGGGCAACGAATTCTACGTTACCTTCCCCACCTATGTCGACTACGACATCACCGGCTATCCGATCGAGATCGGCGACCGCCATACCGTCCTGATCATCCCCAGGCAGCGCCAGGATGCCGACGGGCAGAGCCATTGGCCGCCATTCCGGCAGGACGCGCTTTACCAGTTCGTCGGCAGCTACAAGATCGGCATCGGCCAGACCTCCCTCCCCTACGACCAGACCGTCAAGGCACCGCCCTGCTTCACCCCCGGCACGCTGATCGAGACCGGCCTGGGCCCCCGCCCGGTCGAGACGCTGGCGGCAGGCGATCTGGTGCTGACCCGCGACCACGGGCTCCGGCCGCTGCGCTGGATCGGCGGCCCGCAGCTCGACGCCGCACGGCTGGACCTGCAGCCGAACCTCCGCCCGATCCTGATCGCAGGCGGCGCGCTGGGGCCGGGCCTGCCGGCGCACGACCTGGTCGTCTCGCCCCAGCATCGCATCCTGCTGCGCTCGGCCATCGCGCGGCGCATGTTCGGCACCGAGGAGATTCTGGTCGCCGCCCGGCAGCTGACCGCCCTGCCCGGCATCCGCCCGCTCCATCCCGCCGGGGGCGTGACCTACCTGCACCTGCTCTTCGACCGGCACGAGCTGGTGCTGTCGAACGGCTGCTGGACCGAGTCGCTGCTGACCGGCCCGCAGGCGCTGAGCGGCCTCTCATCCGCCGCGCGCCGAGAGATCTTCGCGCTGTTCCCGGGCTTCCCGACGGCGCGCCCACGCCCGCGCGCGTCCTGGCGACCGGGCGCGAGGGCCGCAGGCTGA
- a CDS encoding DUF2793 domain-containing protein, translated as MPENTTANCALPLLMPAQAQKHVTVNEALLRLDGQVDLVLQSLTRIAPPETVVDGMCWAVPPGAVNAWEGQGGKVAIGANGGWIFVQPAYGRRAVIADQGVVAIHDGTVWVPGAVTLGQHGSGLLARQLSEDVTLGSGAWFETAMVIPPGGLVIGATARVLQAITGSAASWSLGTAGDAQSLGRFGQGLGKAQGSWARGVLSPPTAFWEPVPLRLTATGGQFTGGRVRVVLHWWELRLPD; from the coding sequence ATGCCTGAGAACACGACCGCCAATTGCGCCCTGCCGCTGCTGATGCCGGCGCAGGCGCAGAAACATGTCACGGTGAACGAGGCCCTGCTGCGGCTGGACGGGCAGGTCGATCTGGTGCTGCAGAGCCTGACCCGCATCGCCCCGCCCGAGACGGTGGTGGACGGCATGTGCTGGGCCGTGCCGCCGGGTGCGGTCAATGCCTGGGAGGGGCAGGGCGGCAAGGTGGCCATCGGCGCGAATGGCGGCTGGATCTTTGTCCAGCCTGCCTATGGCCGGCGCGCGGTCATCGCCGATCAGGGGGTGGTGGCGATCCATGACGGCACGGTCTGGGTGCCGGGTGCGGTCACGCTGGGCCAGCACGGCTCGGGCCTGCTGGCGCGGCAATTGTCCGAGGACGTGACGCTGGGCAGCGGTGCCTGGTTCGAGACCGCGATGGTCATTCCGCCGGGCGGGCTGGTCATCGGGGCGACGGCGCGGGTGCTGCAGGCGATCACCGGCAGCGCGGCCTCGTGGTCGCTGGGCACGGCGGGCGATGCCCAGAGTCTTGGCCGGTTCGGGCAGGGGCTGGGCAAGGCGCAGGGTTCCTGGGCGCGGGGGGTGCTGTCGCCTCCGACCGCCTTCTGGGAGCCGGTGCCGCTGCGGCTGACCGCCACAGGCGGGCAGTTCACCGGCGGCCGGGTGCGCGTCGTGCTGCATTGGTGGGAGTTGCGGCTGCCGGACTGA
- a CDS encoding F0F1 ATP synthase subunit A, protein MAEEEAGGLVFHPMDQFVVKPLFGEGPVNWYTPTNATLWMALAALAITALLVFGTRGRAIVPNRVQSIAELLYGMVRKMVEDVTGKDGLKYFPYVMTLFCFILFANFLALLPKSFSPTSHIAVTAVLAVLVFLGVTVLGFVKNGAHFLGLFWVSSAPLALRPILAVIELISYFVRPVSHSIRLAGNIMAGHAVIKVFAAFAAIAAIAPVSVVAITAMYGLEVLVALIQAYVFTILTCVYLKDALHPAH, encoded by the coding sequence ATGGCAGAAGAAGAAGCAGGTGGTCTGGTTTTCCATCCGATGGACCAGTTCGTCGTCAAACCGCTGTTTGGCGAAGGGCCGGTGAACTGGTATACGCCGACCAACGCGACGCTGTGGATGGCGCTGGCTGCGCTGGCGATCACCGCGCTGCTGGTCTTTGGCACCCGCGGCCGGGCCATCGTGCCGAACCGGGTCCAGTCCATCGCCGAGCTGCTCTACGGCATGGTCCGCAAGATGGTCGAGGACGTGACCGGCAAGGACGGGCTGAAATACTTCCCCTATGTGATGACGCTGTTCTGCTTCATCCTGTTCGCCAACTTCCTGGCGCTGCTGCCGAAAAGCTTCTCCCCGACCTCGCATATCGCGGTCACGGCGGTGCTGGCGGTTCTGGTCTTCCTTGGCGTCACCGTGCTGGGCTTCGTCAAGAACGGCGCGCATTTCCTGGGCCTGTTCTGGGTCAGTTCGGCGCCGCTGGCGCTGCGCCCGATCCTGGCGGTGATCGAGCTGATCTCGTATTTCGTGCGGCCGGTCAGCCATTCGATCCGTCTTGCCGGCAACATCATGGCGGGCCATGCGGTGATCAAGGTCTTCGCCGCCTTCGCCGCCATCGCCGCCATCGCGCCGGTTTCGGTCGTCGCCATCACCGCCATGTATGGGCTCGAGGTGCTGGTCGCGCTGATCCAGGCCTATGTCTTCACCATCCTGACCTGCGTCTATCTGAAGGACGCGCTGCATCCGGCGCACTGA
- a CDS encoding DUF952 domain-containing protein — protein MLVYKIFRAAEFQAFQRQGRSAGAPVDLQDGYIHLSTAAQLPGTLARHFAGQEGLHLLALDAETLAQLRWEPSRGGDLFPHLYRELRAGDVLWSRPLPLGPDGHDTGDLA, from the coding sequence ATGCTGGTTTACAAGATCTTTCGCGCGGCCGAGTTCCAGGCCTTCCAACGGCAGGGTCGCAGTGCCGGTGCGCCGGTGGACCTGCAGGACGGCTATATCCATCTCTCCACCGCCGCACAGCTGCCCGGCACGCTCGCGCGCCATTTCGCCGGACAGGAGGGGCTGCACCTGCTGGCGCTCGACGCCGAGACGCTGGCCCAGCTGCGCTGGGAACCCTCGCGCGGCGGCGACCTCTTCCCGCATCTCTATCGGGAGTTGCGCGCCGGAGATGTGCTCTGGAGCCGCCCCCTGCCCCTCGGACCCGACGGCCACGACACCGGAGACCTTGCATGA
- a CDS encoding F0F1 ATP synthase subunit B', with the protein MFSLLQQTAPVVVEESETVVITESAEAAGHGADAAHAAAGAADAAHGAAGHAASAPGMPQLDFTTFGNQIFWLLVILAVIYWVLSRIALPRIGGVISDRQGAITGDLMAAEEFKQKAKEAEAAYDKALADARGEAQKIIAANKAEIQKELDAAIAHADAEIAARAAESEKRIGEIRASAVEDARMVAREVTAALVENFGGKVDQGLVDTAVDQRLKGALQ; encoded by the coding sequence ATGTTCAGCCTGTTGCAACAGACCGCGCCCGTCGTGGTCGAAGAATCTGAAACGGTGGTCATCACCGAATCCGCCGAAGCGGCGGGCCATGGCGCCGATGCGGCCCATGCCGCGGCCGGTGCAGCGGATGCAGCCCATGGCGCGGCTGGCCATGCCGCCAGCGCCCCCGGCATGCCGCAACTGGATTTCACGACCTTCGGCAACCAGATCTTCTGGTTGCTGGTCATCCTGGCCGTGATCTACTGGGTGCTGTCGCGGATCGCGCTGCCGCGCATCGGCGGCGTCATCTCGGACCGCCAGGGCGCCATCACCGGCGACCTGATGGCCGCCGAGGAGTTCAAGCAGAAGGCCAAGGAGGCCGAGGCCGCCTATGACAAGGCGCTGGCCGATGCCCGGGGCGAGGCCCAGAAGATCATCGCCGCCAACAAGGCCGAGATCCAGAAGGAACTCGACGCCGCCATCGCCCATGCCGATGCGGAGATCGCCGCCCGCGCGGCGGAATCCGAAAAGCGCATTGGCGAGATCCGCGCCTCGGCCGTCGAGGATGCACGCATGGTCGCCCGCGAGGTGACCGCGGCGCTGGTGGAGAATTTCGGCGGCAAGGTCGATCAGGGTCTGGTCGATACCGCGGTCGATCAGCGGCTGAAGGGGGCGCTGCAATGA